In Tachysurus fulvidraco isolate hzauxx_2018 chromosome 3, HZAU_PFXX_2.0, whole genome shotgun sequence, a single window of DNA contains:
- the dcst1 gene encoding E3 ubiquitin-protein ligase DCST1 isoform X2 translates to MEEKVPHSALEKVSKLILPDLAHRFLFGPTSDFFLARLLIGAVFGAICGIGLFFVLLYNISLTPFHKVITGYVFIALCALGGMLSSYFRCSVLLMFPSILGSRGQTYVMLFIIQCLYQGPISNIQHNVQDVAFSMGCNIDLQIGHSKIMWRTVTEPFLQVLEEIVADGVQLQGEAQNVSRAFQGIKNEVIGQYGYDSLDQNLTATGNSTQEQYTVKTMMRCEYVVKKGIDRCIEWFSDTWQKCMDTIKSPVISHFLCVPMKFDFLCNIMRVMTPWCKEQIPVEGNFGQTFDKLSSSISKLGEQFTTNVVLKKIEDQPLFGVKVFQDEFRKELTRSFEEKRNTVEKILEIIQILLSFTFIAVFKSAFGYARQYTRDIYFDNVYITTYFRQIDVRRKRGGKRYLLPLKKAERSIFIEPCSLKIHSSELQLVKASLLQFASLALLVCLLLVTDRVLYHIFDIIRRHTFTEHSFTSSHDIHIDIKGESMLAKLLRKTIGAFNTSSSIDLQSSNWQCLPQPRALSQADYLWSTLPVGIMGLMCCLQVYINRLRRVITSFYFPKIQRRITFVNRLSKQLRRQQKNPKTVLSVLLAPLERLGWGVCWCWVCKECMRKQRAVHCLVAGCNVMYCAQCWRDLGSSCICSFPNDRELQESDSDTDTVYYVH, encoded by the exons atgGAGGAAAAAGTACCCCATTCAG CATTGGAGAAGGTCAGTAAGCTGATTCTGCCTGACCTGGCTCACAGATTTCTGTTTGGACCAACATCTGATTTCTTCTTGGCCAGACTTTTAATAGGAGCTGTATTTGGAGCCATCTGTGGGATTG gtttgttttttgtacTCCTTTATAACATTTCACTGACCCCCTTTCACAAAGTTATAACTGGATATGTTTTTATAG CACTGTGTGCTCTAGGTGGAATGCTGTCTTCATATTTTCGTTGCTCAGTTCTTCTGATGTTTCCCAGCATTCTTGGCTCTCGTGGACAGACTTATGTAATGCTATTCATAATACAGTGTCTCTATCAAG GTCCAATCTCAAATATTCAACATAATGTCCAGGATGTGGCCTTTTCTATGGGCTGCAATATAGACCTGCAAATTGGGCACAGTAAGATAATGTGGAGGACAGTTACTGAACCTTTTCTTCAGGTGTTAGAGGAGATTGTG GCTGACGGTGTACAACTTCAGGGAGAGGCACAGAATGTGAGTAGAGCGTTCCAAGgtataaaaaatgaagtgatTGGTCAGTATGGCTACGATTCCCTTGATCAGAATCTTACAGCTACAGGCAACAGCACACAGGAGCAGTACACTGTAAAGACCATGATGCGATGTGAAT ATGTGGTAAAGAAGGGCATTGATCGCTGCATCGAGTGGTTCAGTGATACATGGCAGAAGTGCATGGACACAATTAAATCCCCTGTCATCAGCCATTTCCTATGTGTGCCTATGAAGTTTGATTTTCTCTGTAATATTATGAGAG TAATGACTCCATGGTGTAAGGAACAGATCCCAGTGGAGGGAAACTTTGGACAAACCTTTGACAAACTCAGTTCCTCTATCAGTAAACTTGGGGAACAGTTTACCACCAATGTTGTCCTTAAG AAAATTGAGGATCAGCCCTTGTTTGGAGTCAAAGTTTTTCAGGATGAATTTCGCAAGGAGCTGACTAGGTCAtttgaagagaaaagaaacactGTTGAGAAAATATTAGAGATCATACAGATTCTGCTCTCTTTCACATTTATAGCTGTTTTCAAATC GGCTTTTGGATATGCAAGACAATACACCAGAGATATCTACTTTGACAATGTCTACATTACAACCTACTTTAGACAGATTGATGTGCGGAGAAAGAGAGGG GGTAAGAGGTATCTGCTGCCCTTAAAGAAAGCAGAAAGGAGCATTTTCATTGAGCCCTGCAGCTTAAAAATCCATTCCAGTGAGCTACAACTTGtg aAAGCAAGCCTGCTCCAGTTTGCATCTCTGGCTCTGCTAGTGTGTCTTCTGCTGGTCACTGATAGAGTCCTTTACCACATTTTTGACATCATCCGTAGGCATACCTTTACAGAACACTCTTTCACAA GTAGCCATGACATTCATATTGACATTAAAGGAGAATCCATGTTAGCTAAGCTTCTGCGTAAAACTATCGGTGCCTTCAATACCTCTTCTAGCATAGACCTGCAGTCCAGTAACTGGC aGTGTCTCCCACAGCCTCGTGCCCTGAGTCAGGCTGACTACCTGTGGAGTACCCTCCCAGTGGGGATTATGGGCCTCATGTGCTGCCTGCAGGTTTACATAAATCGCCTACGCAGGGTCATCACATCCTTCTACTTCCCCAAG ATCCAGAGGCGCATTACTTTTGTCAACCGGCTGAGCAAACAGCTTAGGCGtcaacaaaaaaacccaaaaacg gtGTTGTCTGTGCTGCTGGCTCCACTGGAACGattggggtggggtgtgtgttggtgttgggtGTGTAAAGAGTGTATGAGGAAGCAGCGGGCTGTGCATTGTTTGGTTGCTGGCTGTAATGTGATGTACTGTGCACAATGCTGGAGGGATTTGGGGAGCAGCTGTATTTGTTCCTTCCCCAATGATAGGGAACTTCAAGAAAGTGATtctgacacagacactgtttACTATGTTCATTAA
- the dcst1 gene encoding E3 ubiquitin-protein ligase DCST1 isoform X1 translates to MEEKVPHSALEKVSKLILPDLAHRFLFGPTSDFFLARLLIGAVFGAICGIGLFFVLLYNISLTPFHKVITGYVFIALCALGGMLSSYFRCSVLLMFPSILGSRGQTYVMLFIIQCLYQGPISNIQHNVQDVAFSMGCNIDLQIGHSKIMWRTVTEPFLQVLEEIVADGVQLQGEAQNVSRAFQGIKNEVIGQYGYDSLDQNLTATGNSTQEQYTVKTMMRCEYVVKKGIDRCIEWFSDTWQKCMDTIKSPVISHFLCVPMKFDFLCNIMRVMTPWCKEQIPVEGNFGQTFDKLSSSISKLGEQFTTNVVLKKIEDQPLFGVKVFQDEFRKELTRSFEEKRNTVEKILEIIQILLSFTFIAVFKSAFGYARQYTRDIYFDNVYITTYFRQIDVRRKRGGKRYLLPLKKAERSIFIEPCSLKIHSSELQLVKASLLQFASLALLVCLLLVTDRVLYHIFDIIRRHTFTEHSFTSSHDIHIDIKGESMLAKLLRKTIGAFNTSSSIDLQSSNWQCLPQPRALSQADYLWSTLPVGIMGLMCCLQVYINRLRRVITSFYFPKREKKRIIFLYNLQIQRRITFVNRLSKQLRRQQKNPKTVLSVLLAPLERLGWGVCWCWVCKECMRKQRAVHCLVAGCNVMYCAQCWRDLGSSCICSFPNDRELQESDSDTDTVYYVH, encoded by the exons atgGAGGAAAAAGTACCCCATTCAG CATTGGAGAAGGTCAGTAAGCTGATTCTGCCTGACCTGGCTCACAGATTTCTGTTTGGACCAACATCTGATTTCTTCTTGGCCAGACTTTTAATAGGAGCTGTATTTGGAGCCATCTGTGGGATTG gtttgttttttgtacTCCTTTATAACATTTCACTGACCCCCTTTCACAAAGTTATAACTGGATATGTTTTTATAG CACTGTGTGCTCTAGGTGGAATGCTGTCTTCATATTTTCGTTGCTCAGTTCTTCTGATGTTTCCCAGCATTCTTGGCTCTCGTGGACAGACTTATGTAATGCTATTCATAATACAGTGTCTCTATCAAG GTCCAATCTCAAATATTCAACATAATGTCCAGGATGTGGCCTTTTCTATGGGCTGCAATATAGACCTGCAAATTGGGCACAGTAAGATAATGTGGAGGACAGTTACTGAACCTTTTCTTCAGGTGTTAGAGGAGATTGTG GCTGACGGTGTACAACTTCAGGGAGAGGCACAGAATGTGAGTAGAGCGTTCCAAGgtataaaaaatgaagtgatTGGTCAGTATGGCTACGATTCCCTTGATCAGAATCTTACAGCTACAGGCAACAGCACACAGGAGCAGTACACTGTAAAGACCATGATGCGATGTGAAT ATGTGGTAAAGAAGGGCATTGATCGCTGCATCGAGTGGTTCAGTGATACATGGCAGAAGTGCATGGACACAATTAAATCCCCTGTCATCAGCCATTTCCTATGTGTGCCTATGAAGTTTGATTTTCTCTGTAATATTATGAGAG TAATGACTCCATGGTGTAAGGAACAGATCCCAGTGGAGGGAAACTTTGGACAAACCTTTGACAAACTCAGTTCCTCTATCAGTAAACTTGGGGAACAGTTTACCACCAATGTTGTCCTTAAG AAAATTGAGGATCAGCCCTTGTTTGGAGTCAAAGTTTTTCAGGATGAATTTCGCAAGGAGCTGACTAGGTCAtttgaagagaaaagaaacactGTTGAGAAAATATTAGAGATCATACAGATTCTGCTCTCTTTCACATTTATAGCTGTTTTCAAATC GGCTTTTGGATATGCAAGACAATACACCAGAGATATCTACTTTGACAATGTCTACATTACAACCTACTTTAGACAGATTGATGTGCGGAGAAAGAGAGGG GGTAAGAGGTATCTGCTGCCCTTAAAGAAAGCAGAAAGGAGCATTTTCATTGAGCCCTGCAGCTTAAAAATCCATTCCAGTGAGCTACAACTTGtg aAAGCAAGCCTGCTCCAGTTTGCATCTCTGGCTCTGCTAGTGTGTCTTCTGCTGGTCACTGATAGAGTCCTTTACCACATTTTTGACATCATCCGTAGGCATACCTTTACAGAACACTCTTTCACAA GTAGCCATGACATTCATATTGACATTAAAGGAGAATCCATGTTAGCTAAGCTTCTGCGTAAAACTATCGGTGCCTTCAATACCTCTTCTAGCATAGACCTGCAGTCCAGTAACTGGC aGTGTCTCCCACAGCCTCGTGCCCTGAGTCAGGCTGACTACCTGTGGAGTACCCTCCCAGTGGGGATTATGGGCCTCATGTGCTGCCTGCAGGTTTACATAAATCGCCTACGCAGGGTCATCACATCCTTCTACTTCCCCAAG agagagaagaaacggattattttcctctataACCTCCAGATCCAGAGGCGCATTACTTTTGTCAACCGGCTGAGCAAACAGCTTAGGCGtcaacaaaaaaacccaaaaacg gtGTTGTCTGTGCTGCTGGCTCCACTGGAACGattggggtggggtgtgtgttggtgttgggtGTGTAAAGAGTGTATGAGGAAGCAGCGGGCTGTGCATTGTTTGGTTGCTGGCTGTAATGTGATGTACTGTGCACAATGCTGGAGGGATTTGGGGAGCAGCTGTATTTGTTCCTTCCCCAATGATAGGGAACTTCAAGAAAGTGATtctgacacagacactgtttACTATGTTCATTAA
- the dcst2 gene encoding DC-STAMP domain-containing protein 2 isoform X1, protein MLYRMTLVLRIFRSSAWRRAWRSLTAFLSGLLLVFFYGAIALYIQKHALWYCIITTVTMGGFTAFGMGLSVDVRSNITLMLPMLCSREGKKILLFLIITLVVQGPLNNTLENFDRAAVSVLCGAEFAVNQTQQLMQRAATPLLPVLEKVREVSRNAYSLTGRVQNFIRALTESARHVSHSLRNVLHFLASIGDICNAKMGTPYKKCNSVFDEGRANCMKLLSVFSFLCHIVDGFRPLCGLTHVGKLFCVIPSYIGNHLKTNLAVPIIAAFNQMKKEFEFNMSASVHFEMDINSSQSVHQMVQKIMEEVSQDRERILDLMGLLTYVGLFLLLFMYLQAVLYKKHYLHVDDFDNFYITEQFEEMDRRFSRQGKPAVLPLSEKEAVTYITPSNLRLMAREKKTVMTGLLSMLRYMIMGCVVIALDLIVFWVFDILHYHSQNEIVARAPVVMDIEVNGSGYASDIFKDILASFDILQKGNITILSKKCLMKPLEPEYLVYLFIGFLYGLFLFMVLAGGYAKRLQRLVCARNYPQREKVRILWLRSRILSQRGSLGKALLRVVARKKDKQGNASALQTLALRVPGGGTIARFLGLYDKSCLACGKAVKVKDSKDVYICSTQTCTGCFCMQCFRVMGNICAVCRPLTFQEDSEYEQDSSDEEQVRLREVATTSSHIDQNADRMRLINRHASVASENS, encoded by the exons ATGCTTTATag gatgacACTGGTGTTAAGGATCTTTCGCAGTTCAGCATGGAGGCGTGCCTGGCGCAGTCTAACAGCCTTTTTGTCTGGTCTGTTGCTTGTGTTCTTTTATGGTGCAATAGCACTATACATACAGAAACATGCTCTCTGGTACTGCATCATCACCACGGTAACCATGGGCGGCTTTACTGCGTTTGGAATGGGTCTCTCCGTTGATGTACGTTCCAATATTACACTCATGCTTCCCATGCTGTGCTCCA GGGAAGGTAAAAAAATCCTGCTCTTCCTCATCATTACGCTTGTGGTTCAAGGCCCGTTGAACAACACTCTTGAAAACTTTGACCGAGCAGCAGTCAGCGTATTGTGTGGAGCCGAGTTTGCCGTGAACCAAACCCAGCAACTCATGCAGAGAGCTGCCACTCCTTTGTTGC CTGTGCTAGAAAAGGTAAGGGAGGTCAGCAGGAATGCCTACTCACTAACAGGAAGAGTGCAGAACTTCATCAGAGCCCTTACAGAGTCTGCACGTCATGTCT CTCATTCTCTGAGAAACGTGCTGCACTTCTTAGCAAGCATCGGCGATATCTGTAACGCAAAGATGGGGACACCGTATAAGAAATGTAACTCAGTGTTTGATGAGGGCCGTGCCAACTGTATGAAGCTGCTCTCAGTGTTCTCCTTCCTCTGCCATATCGTGGATGGCTTCAGGCCTCTCTGTGGCCTCACACATG TTGGCAAGTTATTCTGTGTCATACCATCATATATTGGCAACCACCTAAAGACAAATCTGGCTGTCC CAATTATTGCAGCATTTAATCAAATGAAGAAAGAGTTTGAGTTCAACATGTCAGCTTCTGTGCATTTTGAGATGGATATAAACAGCAGTCAATCTGTGCATCAAATGGTTCAGAAGATCATGGAGGAGGTGTCACAAGACAGAGAGCGTATCCTGGATCTTATGGGTCTACTGACCTATGTAGGCCTGTTTCTCCTGCTGTTCATGTACTTACA GGCAGTCCTGTACAAAAAACACTACCTTCATGTAGACGATTTTGACAACTTCTACATAACTGAGCAATTTGAAGAGATGGATCGCAGGTTCTCTAGACAAGGAAAACCAGCAGTCCTGCCCCTCAGTGAGAAAGAGGCTGTGACCTACATCACACCCa GTAATTTGCGGTTGATGGCCCGAGAGAAGAAGACAGTCATGACTGGCCTGTTGTCCATGCTTAGGTACATGATAATGGGCTGTGTGGTGATTGCCTTAGACCTCATTGTGTTCTGGGTATTTGACATTCTGCATTATCACTCCCAAAATGAAATAGTAGCAAGAG CTCCTGTGGTTATGGACATAGAAGTGAATGGCTCAGGCTATGCTTCTGACATCTTTAAGGATATTCTGGCCTCCTTTGACATTCTTCAGAAAGGCAACATTACAATTCTGAGCAAAAAGTGCCTGATGAAACCTCTGGAGCCCGAATACTTGGTCTACCTATTCATTG GATTTCTATATGGTCTTTTCCTTTTCATGGTGCTTGCTGGAGGTTATGCAAAACGACTGCAGAGGTTGGTGTGTGCACGAAACTACCCTCAGCGGGAAAAG GTGAGGATTCTGTGGCTCCGCAGTCGTATCCTCTCTCAGCGTGGCTCGCTAGGAAAAGCTTTGTTACGggtggtggccagaaaaaaggACAAGCAGGGAAATGCCAGTGCACTGCAAACTTTGGCACTGCG TGTGCCAGGTGGTGGCACCATAGCCAGATTCCTGGGATTATATGATAAGTCATGCCTGGCCTGTGGGAAAGCTGTGAAGGTCAAAGACAGCAAAGATGTGTACATCTGCTCTACACAAACCTGCACAG GGTGTTTCTGCATGCAGTGCTTCAGGGTAATGGGGAACATCTGTGCTGTCTGTAGGCCCCTGACATTCCAGGAAGACTCTGAGTATGAGCA AGACTCCAGCGACGAGGAGCAGGTCAGACTGAGGGAGGTGGCTacaacatcatcacacatcgaTCAGAATGCTGACAGGATGAGGCTGATAAACAGGCATGCGTCTGTGGCATCTGAAAATTCTTAG
- the dcst2 gene encoding DC-STAMP domain-containing protein 2 isoform X2, whose amino-acid sequence MTLVLRIFRSSAWRRAWRSLTAFLSGLLLVFFYGAIALYIQKHALWYCIITTVTMGGFTAFGMGLSVDVRSNITLMLPMLCSREGKKILLFLIITLVVQGPLNNTLENFDRAAVSVLCGAEFAVNQTQQLMQRAATPLLPVLEKVREVSRNAYSLTGRVQNFIRALTESARHVSHSLRNVLHFLASIGDICNAKMGTPYKKCNSVFDEGRANCMKLLSVFSFLCHIVDGFRPLCGLTHVGKLFCVIPSYIGNHLKTNLAVPIIAAFNQMKKEFEFNMSASVHFEMDINSSQSVHQMVQKIMEEVSQDRERILDLMGLLTYVGLFLLLFMYLQAVLYKKHYLHVDDFDNFYITEQFEEMDRRFSRQGKPAVLPLSEKEAVTYITPSNLRLMAREKKTVMTGLLSMLRYMIMGCVVIALDLIVFWVFDILHYHSQNEIVARAPVVMDIEVNGSGYASDIFKDILASFDILQKGNITILSKKCLMKPLEPEYLVYLFIGFLYGLFLFMVLAGGYAKRLQRLVCARNYPQREKVRILWLRSRILSQRGSLGKALLRVVARKKDKQGNASALQTLALRVPGGGTIARFLGLYDKSCLACGKAVKVKDSKDVYICSTQTCTGCFCMQCFRVMGNICAVCRPLTFQEDSEYEQDSSDEEQVRLREVATTSSHIDQNADRMRLINRHASVASENS is encoded by the exons atgacACTGGTGTTAAGGATCTTTCGCAGTTCAGCATGGAGGCGTGCCTGGCGCAGTCTAACAGCCTTTTTGTCTGGTCTGTTGCTTGTGTTCTTTTATGGTGCAATAGCACTATACATACAGAAACATGCTCTCTGGTACTGCATCATCACCACGGTAACCATGGGCGGCTTTACTGCGTTTGGAATGGGTCTCTCCGTTGATGTACGTTCCAATATTACACTCATGCTTCCCATGCTGTGCTCCA GGGAAGGTAAAAAAATCCTGCTCTTCCTCATCATTACGCTTGTGGTTCAAGGCCCGTTGAACAACACTCTTGAAAACTTTGACCGAGCAGCAGTCAGCGTATTGTGTGGAGCCGAGTTTGCCGTGAACCAAACCCAGCAACTCATGCAGAGAGCTGCCACTCCTTTGTTGC CTGTGCTAGAAAAGGTAAGGGAGGTCAGCAGGAATGCCTACTCACTAACAGGAAGAGTGCAGAACTTCATCAGAGCCCTTACAGAGTCTGCACGTCATGTCT CTCATTCTCTGAGAAACGTGCTGCACTTCTTAGCAAGCATCGGCGATATCTGTAACGCAAAGATGGGGACACCGTATAAGAAATGTAACTCAGTGTTTGATGAGGGCCGTGCCAACTGTATGAAGCTGCTCTCAGTGTTCTCCTTCCTCTGCCATATCGTGGATGGCTTCAGGCCTCTCTGTGGCCTCACACATG TTGGCAAGTTATTCTGTGTCATACCATCATATATTGGCAACCACCTAAAGACAAATCTGGCTGTCC CAATTATTGCAGCATTTAATCAAATGAAGAAAGAGTTTGAGTTCAACATGTCAGCTTCTGTGCATTTTGAGATGGATATAAACAGCAGTCAATCTGTGCATCAAATGGTTCAGAAGATCATGGAGGAGGTGTCACAAGACAGAGAGCGTATCCTGGATCTTATGGGTCTACTGACCTATGTAGGCCTGTTTCTCCTGCTGTTCATGTACTTACA GGCAGTCCTGTACAAAAAACACTACCTTCATGTAGACGATTTTGACAACTTCTACATAACTGAGCAATTTGAAGAGATGGATCGCAGGTTCTCTAGACAAGGAAAACCAGCAGTCCTGCCCCTCAGTGAGAAAGAGGCTGTGACCTACATCACACCCa GTAATTTGCGGTTGATGGCCCGAGAGAAGAAGACAGTCATGACTGGCCTGTTGTCCATGCTTAGGTACATGATAATGGGCTGTGTGGTGATTGCCTTAGACCTCATTGTGTTCTGGGTATTTGACATTCTGCATTATCACTCCCAAAATGAAATAGTAGCAAGAG CTCCTGTGGTTATGGACATAGAAGTGAATGGCTCAGGCTATGCTTCTGACATCTTTAAGGATATTCTGGCCTCCTTTGACATTCTTCAGAAAGGCAACATTACAATTCTGAGCAAAAAGTGCCTGATGAAACCTCTGGAGCCCGAATACTTGGTCTACCTATTCATTG GATTTCTATATGGTCTTTTCCTTTTCATGGTGCTTGCTGGAGGTTATGCAAAACGACTGCAGAGGTTGGTGTGTGCACGAAACTACCCTCAGCGGGAAAAG GTGAGGATTCTGTGGCTCCGCAGTCGTATCCTCTCTCAGCGTGGCTCGCTAGGAAAAGCTTTGTTACGggtggtggccagaaaaaaggACAAGCAGGGAAATGCCAGTGCACTGCAAACTTTGGCACTGCG TGTGCCAGGTGGTGGCACCATAGCCAGATTCCTGGGATTATATGATAAGTCATGCCTGGCCTGTGGGAAAGCTGTGAAGGTCAAAGACAGCAAAGATGTGTACATCTGCTCTACACAAACCTGCACAG GGTGTTTCTGCATGCAGTGCTTCAGGGTAATGGGGAACATCTGTGCTGTCTGTAGGCCCCTGACATTCCAGGAAGACTCTGAGTATGAGCA AGACTCCAGCGACGAGGAGCAGGTCAGACTGAGGGAGGTGGCTacaacatcatcacacatcgaTCAGAATGCTGACAGGATGAGGCTGATAAACAGGCATGCGTCTGTGGCATCTGAAAATTCTTAG
- the LOC113644606 gene encoding protein S100-A13-like — MAPKYTDLELAINTIVTQFHAASENESPTLTVKEFQEMLSKELPSVTPKNEEGLNQMLKEMEVPEGQGVTFENFWKLVNSIASTQCGLLQKDKSVKCTCLLL; from the exons ATGGCACCAAAG TACACAGATCTAGAGCTGGCCATCAACACCATAGTAACCCAGTTCCATGCAGCCTCTGAAAATGAATCTCCTACTTTGACAGTAAAGGAGTTCCAGGAAATGCTTTCCAAAGAACTGCCTTCTGTG ACTCCCAAGAATGAGGAAGGGCTTAACCAGATGCTGAAGGAGATGGAAGTGCCAGAGGGGCAGGGGGTCACCTTTGAGAACTTTTGGAAGCTGGTGAATTCCATCGCCAGCACTCAGTGTGGGCTGCTCCAGAAAGACAAAAGTGTTAAATGCACTTGCTTGCTACTTTGA